The following nucleotide sequence is from Bacteroidota bacterium.
TTGCATCGATACTTTTAAGTGCCAATGCCCAAGATGCAGAGTTATCGCAATTTTATAACTCGCCATTGTATACCAATCCTGCATTTGCTGGGCTTAGTGGTGGCAATAGGGTAGCACTCAATTATCGTAACCAATGGCAAGGCACATTTACCAGCTATGCCGCAGCTTTCGATGCTAACTTGCCCAAAATAAAAAGCGGATTGGGCATACTTGTATTTAGCGACCAATTGGCTTACGGTGCCTTACAAACAAATTCCGCATTGTTGAGTTATGCATTCCATACCAAATTAAATTATAACTGGACAATGAGTTTTGGCATGCAGGCTGGCATTAAGCAAGGGCAGGTTGATTGGAATAAATTTTTATTTGCCGATGCTATTAACCCAGTTACTGGAATGGTAGGCAGCAGTGCAGAGAAAACACCAGGCAATGCCACGGTGCTTTATCCCGATTTTAATGCCGGAGCTATTGCTTATTCCGACAACTCTTTTGCAGGTCTTGCCATACATAATCTGAATAGACCCAATTATTCCTTTAATGGATATAATGGGGATGGCTCACGCTTAGGTACCAAAATTACCTTGCATGGAGGAACCGTATTAAAACCCAATCCAAAAATAAAGGACTTAATAATTTCACCCAATATAATGGTGATGTTTCAAAGTAGGTTCACACAAGTAAATTTTGGCTTCTATATTAGCAAAGCCAGTTTCCTTACAGGACTTTGGTTTAGGCAAACAGCACATAATAGCGATGCATTAATAGCCATGGTTGGTTTTAGAAAAAACAATTTTAAATTTTGCTATAGTTACGATTTCACTGTGAGCAGTCAGCAATGGGTTAATCCGGGGTCGCATGAGGTGAGCTTGATTTGGGTGTTCTTCAAAGGCGAACGCTATGGTTCTAAAGATTATAGTAAAATTAGTTGCTACGGTTTTAGATAATGACTATCTGAAACGTTAAAAAAATTGGAACTAGTCACCTTCTTCCAATTCCACAATCCCGCTATTCATTTCCTTTTTCATGTTCACTACCTTCTCAAGCCATAAGAGCATGGCTGGGAGAAGCAATAAGTTTAGCACCATGCCTATCAGCAGGGTGATGGAAGTAAGTACCCCTAGGGCAACAGTACCTCCAAAAGTACTAAAGGCAAATATAATAAAGCCGCAGAACAAAATCACCGAAGTATATACAATGCTTACGCCCGATTCTACAATAGTTTCGGTAACTGCAGGGCCAATCACCCAATTGTTTTTCTTGAGGAAGTAGCGGTACTTGGCCAAGAAGTGTATAGTAAAATCGATGGAGATTCCATAAGTGATACTAAATATAATAATGGTGCTTGGTTTTAAATGTATATCGAAAAAGCCCATGATACCTAAGGTCATAATAAGCGGGAGTATGTTTGGCACCAAAGAAATCAAAATCATACGCCAGCTAAAAAACAACATGGCCATCAATAAACTATTAATAAGCAAAGCCAAAATCATGGAGCCAGTTAGGTTGTTTATTAAATAAGAATTCCCTTTCAAGAATATTATACTGGTACCAGTTAATTTTACATCAAATTCTTTGGGGCTAAAGATGGAATCTATACGAAGACGTAATTCACTTCTTAACTTTTCGGTTTCCACACTTCCTATATCTGCCATTTGTACACTTATCCGAGCTGTCTGCCAGGTACTATCCACCAAGCCTTTCATTAATTGGTTGTTGCCGCTTTTTTTGTTGAGCTTGAGGTAACTTCGCAATGCCACAAATTCTTCCTGTGGTGGCAAACTATAATTTTGCGGATTATAATTGTGAAATGCCTGACTCGCAAATTTTATCATTTCTAACAAAGAAACAGGCTTGCTAAGTTGGGAATATTCGCTCAATATTTTTTGCACACTATCCATTTTTTCAAACGAACTGATGGAATTTTTAAAGGTTGCTTTTTTGCGGCTATCTATTGAAATTTCCAATGGCATCACTCCTTTAAAATGGTACTCGAAAAATTTTAAATCAGTATATAATTTATCTTTTTTTGGTAGGTCGTCCACTATATAACCTATAGCTTTTACTTGCATAAATCCCCAAATAGAAATCAAGGTAACAACTGCCACAACGCCATATATCCATTTGCGGTGGTGGATCACTATGCGGTTGCACCAATGCATTAACCCACTCATGTGAACATTGTCTAAGTGCTTTGTTTGCTTAGGGGTAGGAGCAGGTAAATAAGTATATACAATGGGTAAGAAAATAGCAGACAAAACATAGATAACCATTATGTTAATAGCCGACACTACAGAGAAATCGTCTAGCAAAGAGCTGCCTGTAAAGTTGAACACACCAAAGCCAACAGCAGTAGTTACATTGGTGAGAAATAACGCCAATCCATTTTTAGCAGTAACGCGGGTAATGGAGAGCATTTTATTTTTATTTTTTCGATATTCTTGGTGGTATACATTGAATAGATAAATACAGTTTTGTATTCCTATAATAACTATTAAGGGCGGAATTAAACCAATAAGTGCAGATACTTTATACCCCATTAAACCTACCGTGCCCAAGGTGAATACCACACCCAAAATTACCACTACCAACGAATAACCCACGGCCACGAATGAGCGGAAGAAAAACCACATAATAATCATAGTGATAATCACACTGAGTAACGTGAACAATTGTAACTCATTGCGGATTTTTGTGGCATATATAGTTCTTATATACGGCAGTCCCGAGTAGTGTACTTCCGTATTTTGGGCATTACCGAAAGCAGTGGCTATTTCTTCAATTTGTGCAACAAGTGCTATACGGTCTTTCGAATCTAATTTTTCCTTTTTCAGAGTGATGCCCATTAAAGTAACATCGCTTTTATCATTAATGAGCAACCCTTTATAGAAGCTCAAATCTTTTATAACTTTTGCCAGACTGTCAAGCTGAGCCTGTGTTTCAGGAGGTTTTTGAAACATACGACCAATGGCAAAACGTCCGTTGTCGTCGCCAAATTCATCAATATTTTCTACCTTATCAATTTTATATATATGGCTAATAGAAACTACTTTCTCAATGCCATCTAGCTTCTGAATGCTCTCTGTTAAATTGTACCAAGCTTTAAAAAATGGAAGTTGAAAAAGTTTATCACTTTGCACACCCAATACCATTACACTTCCATCTTCGCCAAATTTTTGTTTGAATCCCATGTAATCGATATAGTCGCTATCGTCTTTGGGAATTACCTTGGCAAAATCGTATGCTATTGAAACTTTGCGTGCTTCGAAGGCCATCCAGCCTGTAAGCAATCCTAACACTATAAGTAATAATACTCTTTTCCTAACTAGGAACGCCGCTATTTTGAGCCACATAGATTTTTAGTGAGTGATAAAAAAGGCCACAAATGTACGGGATTTAGCTAGCTTAATAATTTACGATTTCAGATTGGCAATTATTGAATATTTTAGAGGAATAGTAAATGTTGCGTAAGCAAATCGTAATTCGTCAATCGTAATTCGTCAATATTACTTTACCTTTGCCCGATATTAATTCGAGTAAAAGAATTACTCAAAATTAATTTTAAATAAAAAGTATATGCAGGTAGTAACCACCCAACCATACGCTCTGGTATTCTCGCTCTTAGAGGATAAAGATTTGGGTTGGACTATTGAACCACATGTGGTGCAGGTTAATACCAAGGGGCAACTTACCCTCACCCATCAAAAAGTGTATGCCAATACTTTATCTAATTTCCCCAAAGTTGATATTCCTGAAATACGACATATAGTTTCACTTTTACATGAGGTGAGCCACGATGCAATTTTTCATCAATTTGCTGATGCTAAAAGTAAAAAGAAAATTAAACCTCACGACTTTTTTGAAAAACTGATAACACCTGAACTTTTAAAAAAACATATAAGACCTTTTGTAGAACGAAGAATTGGCCTGGTAATTCCGTTGCTTAAAGGTTTGAATTTTTATATGAAGGGTAATAATGATAACCCTGCTCATCATAAACTTGAATTCGCTGAAGGACTAGCAACCGTATTATTCCATTTCAAAAAAGGCATTGAGGGTTTGCGTTATTTTGCAACTATCAAGCATGATAATAAACGGGTCGATTTTATCAATCATTTTTCGAGGGTTATATGCAACCATCCTGCCTTTATGATGGTGGACGAAAAGGTTTATACATTTGGCGAAGAGGTGGAAGGTGTAAAACTCACTCCATTTCAAACAAAAAAATATATAGAAGTGCCACAAACCGCAGTAGACAAATATTTGCGAACTTTTGTGGTGCAGTTGCTCGAGCATTATGATGTGTATGCTGATGGTTTTGATATCGTATATGAAAAATTTGTAGCCCAACCAGTGCTCACCTTGCAGCAATGGGCCGATAAATATTTTTTATTGCTATCCTTCAAGTACGGGCAATCAGATTTCCATTATCATTCAACCAAAAAAACGCATGTAAAAATTGAGAAAGAAGGAAGTAATTATATATTCCGCAAAATAAAAAGGGCAGGGGAGTGGGAGCAATTCAAATATCAAGTGCTTATTGATGGAGGTTTGGAGAACGAAAATGGTTCACTTTTTAAGGCTGGCGATGGACAATTATTAGCCACTATTACATGGCTCAATGCCAATAGGGAATCACTTAGGAAAGCGGGTTTTGAAATTGTACAGCAGCTCAATCGTAAATATTTCTTGGGCGAGCAAAGTTATAGTATCGATTTAGCCGAAGGCACAGATTGGTTCGACTTATTGGTGAAGGCTAAGTTTGGCGAATACGAGATGCCCTTTCATATATTGCGTGATCATATACTTAAAGGCCACCACGAATTTGAATTACCTAACGGCGATGTAGCAGTAATACCCGAAGAATGGTTCCAAAAATTTGGAAATATTATAGAACTTGCTGAGCATGGTGATGGACAGTTGCGGTTGAAAAAATACCATTTTGGATTGCTCGAAACATTATGGTCGAACGAAGATAGCAGACGAACACATTGGGCTGATAAATTAAAAGATATGGTAGCTACTGATTCTGAAAAAACAGAATCGTTACCTATAGATTTTAATTGCACCTTGCGTGAATACCAGGAACACGGTTTCCAATGGTTCTATTATCTGCAAAACAATGCTTTTGGAGGGATTTTGGCCGATGATATGGGCTTGGGCAAAACCATACAAACACTATGTTTATTGCAGAAAGAAAAAGAAATCCATAGTAATAAAACAGAGTTAGTTTTTTCTGAAACTATACAAGTGCCGTTGAAGCAAGGTTCCTTGTTCGAGGAAAAATTGGACGAGGATATTATTATAGAAACCATTCAATCAGCAAAAAATAATTCACGTAAAACCTCCTTAATAGTAGCCCCCACTTCACTTATATATAATTGGTTGAGCGAAGCTGAAAAATTTACACCGGGTTTAAATATTTTGGTGCACAGTGGGCAAGGCAGAAGTCGTGATATATTAAAAAAATTCCCCCTATACGATGTAATAATTACCACCTACGGAACGATGCGTGCCGATGATGATTTATTTAAAGAGTTCAAATTCCATTATATTATATTAGACGAAAGTCAGGCTATTAAAAATCCTTCATCAGTTACAGCCAAGTCTATATTCAAATTACGGTCGCAGCACAAACTCACCTTAACGGGAACACCTGTGGAGAATAGTATTACAGACTTATGGAGCCAAATGAATTTTGTGAACCCAGGCTTGCTGGGCAGCTTCCATTATTTTAATGAGCACTATGTGCAACCCATAGAAAAAGGGAAAGACGAGAGCAAATCGCAAAAACTACAATTATTGGTAAAGCCTTTTATACTTCGACGTACCAAAAATATGGTGGCCACAGATCTACCTTCAAAAACTGAGCAAATCAGATTTTGCGATATGCACGAAGGGCAGAAAAAATTATACGAAAGCACAAAATCAGCTTACAGAAATGAGTTATTAAAAAGCTTGGACGAACGAAGTTTTACCAAAAATAAGTTTTCTTTTTTTCAAGGTCTAACTAAATTGAGGCTGCTTGCCAATCACCCTTATATGGCTGATAAAGAAAATTTGGAAACATCAGGTAAGTTTGAAGAAGTTATATATTTGGCACAAAAAGCATTGACCCAAGGGCATAAAATTTTAATGTTCAGCCAATTTGTAAAGCAATTGGACATATATAAAAAACATTTTGACGAAAGTGGAGATAAGTATCTTTATTTGGACGGTTCAACTCCTGCACTCGATCGCAAAAAATTGGTAAAAGAATTTCAGCAAAACGATGAGATTAAATTATTTTTAATATCATTAAAGGCTGGAGGATTTGGATTGAACCTTACCGAAGCCGACTATGTATTTTTGCTCGACCCATGGTGGAACCCAGCAGTGGAGCGGCAGGCCGAAGATAGAAGCCACAGGATAGGGCAAACAAAAAATGTATTTATATATAAATTTATAAGTCGCGACACCATAGAAGAAAAGATTTTGGGGCTGCAAGAACGCAAAAATATTTTGGCACAAAGTATTATTCAAGTGGACGAAGGCGGTTTTAAACAAATAAAGGCTGAGGATATGTTGGAACTTTTTAGTTGACCATGTTTGTATAAAAACCTACATTTGCATTTCAAAATAACATAAACATAATA
It contains:
- a CDS encoding DEAD/DEAH box helicase; the encoded protein is MQVVTTQPYALVFSLLEDKDLGWTIEPHVVQVNTKGQLTLTHQKVYANTLSNFPKVDIPEIRHIVSLLHEVSHDAIFHQFADAKSKKKIKPHDFFEKLITPELLKKHIRPFVERRIGLVIPLLKGLNFYMKGNNDNPAHHKLEFAEGLATVLFHFKKGIEGLRYFATIKHDNKRVDFINHFSRVICNHPAFMMVDEKVYTFGEEVEGVKLTPFQTKKYIEVPQTAVDKYLRTFVVQLLEHYDVYADGFDIVYEKFVAQPVLTLQQWADKYFLLLSFKYGQSDFHYHSTKKTHVKIEKEGSNYIFRKIKRAGEWEQFKYQVLIDGGLENENGSLFKAGDGQLLATITWLNANRESLRKAGFEIVQQLNRKYFLGEQSYSIDLAEGTDWFDLLVKAKFGEYEMPFHILRDHILKGHHEFELPNGDVAVIPEEWFQKFGNIIELAEHGDGQLRLKKYHFGLLETLWSNEDSRRTHWADKLKDMVATDSEKTESLPIDFNCTLREYQEHGFQWFYYLQNNAFGGILADDMGLGKTIQTLCLLQKEKEIHSNKTELVFSETIQVPLKQGSLFEEKLDEDIIIETIQSAKNNSRKTSLIVAPTSLIYNWLSEAEKFTPGLNILVHSGQGRSRDILKKFPLYDVIITTYGTMRADDDLFKEFKFHYIILDESQAIKNPSSVTAKSIFKLRSQHKLTLTGTPVENSITDLWSQMNFVNPGLLGSFHYFNEHYVQPIEKGKDESKSQKLQLLVKPFILRRTKNMVATDLPSKTEQIRFCDMHEGQKKLYESTKSAYRNELLKSLDERSFTKNKFSFFQGLTKLRLLANHPYMADKENLETSGKFEEVIYLAQKALTQGHKILMFSQFVKQLDIYKKHFDESGDKYLYLDGSTPALDRKKLVKEFQQNDEIKLFLISLKAGGFGLNLTEADYVFLLDPWWNPAVERQAEDRSHRIGQTKNVFIYKFISRDTIEEKILGLQERKNILAQSIIQVDEGGFKQIKAEDMLELFS
- a CDS encoding PorP/SprF family type IX secretion system membrane protein; its protein translation is MPKLNMNLRKYIYSTLFFASILLSANAQDAELSQFYNSPLYTNPAFAGLSGGNRVALNYRNQWQGTFTSYAAAFDANLPKIKSGLGILVFSDQLAYGALQTNSALLSYAFHTKLNYNWTMSFGMQAGIKQGQVDWNKFLFADAINPVTGMVGSSAEKTPGNATVLYPDFNAGAIAYSDNSFAGLAIHNLNRPNYSFNGYNGDGSRLGTKITLHGGTVLKPNPKIKDLIISPNIMVMFQSRFTQVNFGFYISKASFLTGLWFRQTAHNSDALIAMVGFRKNNFKFCYSYDFTVSSQQWVNPGSHEVSLIWVFFKGERYGSKDYSKISCYGFR
- a CDS encoding MMPL family transporter; its protein translation is MWLKIAAFLVRKRVLLLIVLGLLTGWMAFEARKVSIAYDFAKVIPKDDSDYIDYMGFKQKFGEDGSVMVLGVQSDKLFQLPFFKAWYNLTESIQKLDGIEKVVSISHIYKIDKVENIDEFGDDNGRFAIGRMFQKPPETQAQLDSLAKVIKDLSFYKGLLINDKSDVTLMGITLKKEKLDSKDRIALVAQIEEIATAFGNAQNTEVHYSGLPYIRTIYATKIRNELQLFTLLSVIITMIIMWFFFRSFVAVGYSLVVVILGVVFTLGTVGLMGYKVSALIGLIPPLIVIIGIQNCIYLFNVYHQEYRKNKNKMLSITRVTAKNGLALFLTNVTTAVGFGVFNFTGSSLLDDFSVVSAINIMVIYVLSAIFLPIVYTYLPAPTPKQTKHLDNVHMSGLMHWCNRIVIHHRKWIYGVVAVVTLISIWGFMQVKAIGYIVDDLPKKDKLYTDLKFFEYHFKGVMPLEISIDSRKKATFKNSISSFEKMDSVQKILSEYSQLSKPVSLLEMIKFASQAFHNYNPQNYSLPPQEEFVALRSYLKLNKKSGNNQLMKGLVDSTWQTARISVQMADIGSVETEKLRSELRLRIDSIFSPKEFDVKLTGTSIIFLKGNSYLINNLTGSMILALLINSLLMAMLFFSWRMILISLVPNILPLIMTLGIMGFFDIHLKPSTIIIFSITYGISIDFTIHFLAKYRYFLKKNNWVIGPAVTETIVESGVSIVYTSVILFCGFIIFAFSTFGGTVALGVLTSITLLIGMVLNLLLLPAMLLWLEKVVNMKKEMNSGIVELEEGD